A single genomic interval of Daucus carota subsp. sativus chromosome 1, DH1 v3.0, whole genome shotgun sequence harbors:
- the LOC108204509 gene encoding polygalacturonase At1g48100 yields MASMRLTLLLLFFTLNFVMFHSQARYHYHKKRKHSPPTSQISQPPSGAPAAGAPGPSNQPPKADPNVNPGVFDVRNFGAVGDGMTDDTEAFKAAWDAACQFESGVLLVPKSYSFMIQSTIFTGPCKGGLVFKVDGTVMPPDGPELWPSKNSKHQWLVFYRLDEMSLQGGGEINGRGEKWWNLPCKPHRGPNGSTLPGPCDSPVAIRFFMSNNLTVQGLKIIDSPQFNFRFDKCTNVHVESIHITAPALSPNTDGIHIENANNVRIYDSTISNGDDCVSIGSGCYDVDIRNITCGPGHGISIGSLGNHNSRACVSNITVRDSVIKNTDNGVRIKTWQGGSGAVSGITFDNLHMENVRNPIMIDQFYCLTKDCKNGSSAVLVSDIQYSGIKGTYDIRSPPMHFACSDSVPCTNITLSDVELLPAKGEMVLDPFCWNAYGDFEALTIPPVSCLLAGNPRSILENSLGLC; encoded by the exons ATGGCATCTATGCGCTTAACACTGCTGCTTTTATTCTTCACACTCAATTTTGTGATGTTTCACAGCCAAGCTAGATATCATTATCATAAAAAGCGCAAGCATTCGCCTCCAACGTCGCAAATTTCTCAGCCTCCGTCTGGTGCACCAGCAGCGGGAGCACCAGGACCATCTAATCAGCCTCCGAAGGCTGATCCTAATGTAAATCCTGGTGTTTTTGACGTCAGAAATTTTGGTGCTGTCGGAGATGGCATGACTGATGACACAGAGGCATTCAAGGCAGCTTGGGACGCCGCGTGCCAATTTGAATCCGGAGTTCTTCTTGTTCCTAAGAGTTACTCTTTTATGATTCAGTCCACAATTTTCACTGGCCCTTGTAAAGGTGGTCTTGTTTTCAAG GTTGATGGCACAGTAATGCCACCAGATGGACCTGAATTATGGCCATCAAAGAATAGCAAACATCAGTGGCTGGTCTTTTACAGACTCGACGAGATGTCGTTGCAAGGCGGTGGTGAGATTAATGGAAGAGGCGAAAAATGGTGGAACCTCCCCTGCAAGCCTCATAGG GGACCTAACGGAAGCACATTGCCAGGACCATGTGACAGCCCAGTT GCTATCAGGTTCTTCATGAGCAACAATTTGACAGTGCAAGGACTTAAAATCATCGACAGCCCTCAGTTCAACTTCAGATTTGATAAATGCACCAATGTCCATGTCGAATCAATTCACATTACAGCTCCAGCTCTGAGTCCAAACACTGATGGGATTCATATAGAAAACGCCAACAATGTCCGGATATATGATTCCACAATATCTAATG GGGACGACTGTGTATCAATTGGATCGGGATGTTATGATGTAGACATAAGAAACATTACATGTGGACCTGGCCACGGAATTAG CATTGGGAGTTTAGGCAACCACAATTCGCGAGCCTGTGTTTCAAACATCACGGTCAGGGACTCGGTGATAAAGAACACAGACAACGGAGTTAGGATCAAGACATGGCAAGGAGGTTCTGGCGCAGTATCTGGAATCACATTCGACAACCTTCACATGGAAAATGTTAGAAATCCAATTATGATTGACCAATTCTATTGCCTCACCAAAGACTGTAAAAACGGAAGCTCAGCTGTCCTCGTGTCCGACATTCAGTACTCGGGTATCAAAGGAACCTATGATATCAGAAGCCCTCCTATGCATTTTGCCTGCAGTGATTCAGTTCCATGCACAAATATAACACTTTCTGATGTGGAACTCCTTCCTGCAAAAGGAGAGATGGTTCTTGATCCGTTTTGTTGGAATGCTTATGGAGATTTCGAAGCACTAACCATACCACCAGTGTCCTGTTTGTTGGCGGGAAATCCTCGTTCAATCTTGGAAAATTCATTAGGCCTTTGCTAA
- the LOC108194871 gene encoding protein NIM1-INTERACTING 1, with protein MARFVFRIHTKFLFLNSRNIIYKSPFHDRIIPQALPHFKLETLPKNMKNFVETPEKIRELNEEEEEEEVIDDDDDEKEEEKIETFFALVRGYQEARNRRRNELKELETRNTKKIKNDSGWVPAFRWEDFTHENERKCPLAFQIGRAGLVSGIDKKKEKVEDEYNEDELDLTLAL; from the coding sequence ATGGCTCGATTCGTCTTTCGAATTCACACAAAATTCCTTTTCTTAAACTCtcgtaatattatatataaatcaccATTCCATGACCGAATCATACCACAAGCACTACCACATTTTAAACTCGAAACTCTCccgaaaaatatgaaaaatttcgTGGAAACTCCGGAGAAAATTCGGGAGCtgaatgaagaagaagaagaagaagaagtgatcgacgacgatgatgatgagaaagaagaagaaaaaattgaGACGTTCTTTGCGCTGGTTAGAGGGTACCAAGAGGCGCGAAACCGTCGAAGAAATGAGCTCAAGGAACTCGAGACGAGGAACACGAAGAAAATAAAAAACGATTCGGGTTGGGTTCCGGCGTTTCGGTGGGAAGATTTTACGCATGAGAACGAGAGAAAGTGTCCTCTAGCGTTTCAGATAGGCCGTGCTGGTTTGGTTAGTGGAATTGATAAGAAAAAAGAGAAGGTGGAAGATGAATATAATGAAGACGAGCTAGACTTGACGCTTGCTCTTTGA
- the LOC108222511 gene encoding protein NIM1-INTERACTING 1, which translates to MSTEKSPEEDHEAKDMEKFFALIKNYREARDRRVQELDAMNKKRKCSGTDKITGWMPSFEWEDFRHENAEILRKSIRMVPPPAAATRNASPNCATNGSSVSDTQGEKEEDGLDLDLKLCL; encoded by the coding sequence ATGAGCACAGAGAAGAGCCCTGAGGAAGATCACGAAGCAAAAGACATGGAAAAATTCTTTGctttgattaaaaattatcGCGAAGCACGCGACCGCAGAGTCCAAGAACTTGATGCTATGAACAAGAAGAGGAAATGCAGCGGTACTGATAAAATTACTGGCTGGATGCCTTCGTTCGAGTGGGAGGATTTTAGGCATGAAAATGCGGAGATTTTGCGAAAGTCTATTCGAATGGTTCCTCCTCCGGCTGCTGCGACTCGTAATGCGAGTCCTAATTGTGCTACTAATGGTAGTAGTGTTAGTGATACGCAAggagagaaagaagaagatgGTCTAGACTTAGACCTAAAGCTTTGCCTTTAG